In Bermanella sp. WJH001, the genomic stretch CCGCGCGAGCCATGAAAACCATGGGGTTAAGCGATTTAGTCTTAGTTTCACCACTTGAATACCCAAGCGATCAAGCCACCTCCATGGCAGCCGGTGCCACCGACGTGTTAAACAACGCAACCGTAGTGGAAACCCTTGAGCAAGCCATTAACGACTGCCAATTGGTTATTGCCACCAGTGCACGCTCACGTAGCCACCCTTGGCCCATCAAAGAAGCCCGTGAAATGGCACCTCAAATCATGAGTGAGGCCAGCCAAGGCAAGGTGGCCATTTTATTTGGCCCTGAGCGTATGGGCTTGCATAACGAACACCTGCGCCAAGCACATTTTCATATGGATATTCCCGGCAACCCTGAATACCCGGTTCTTAACGTGGCCAGTGCGGTGCAATTAGTCTGTTACGAGTGCTTCATGAGCAACCGCCAAACCTACGCAAAACACGAAAAAGACTACCCGCAAGTTAACGAATTAAATGGGTTTTATCAGCATCTAGAGAGCACACTGGATGATGCCGGTTTTTTAAACCAAGCTCATAAGGGTCAAGCCATGCTGCGTTTAAAGCGATTATTTAACCGCGCACGCCCAGAAAAAATAGAACTCAACATGCTACGGGGCATCCTCGCCAGCATGGACAAACTGATTAATAAAAACGAATCTAAATAAGCGAGCAAGCATGAGCGATACGCGCACACTGGCCCTAAGCAAAGCCCTAATTGAACAGCCGTCTGTGACCCCAGAGGACGCCGAATGTCAGCAAATGATGGAAGACATCTTGGCACCATTAGGTTTCAACTGTGAAACCATGCAATTCGCCGAAGTGAAAAACCTATGGGCACGTAAAGGCACTGAAAAACCCCTTGTCTGTTTTGCAGGCCATACTGACGTCGTGCCAACTGGCCCGCATGCTGGCTGGACCTACCCACCTTTTGAAGCCACCATCGTGGATGGCATGTTATACGGTCGCGGCGCAGCCGATATGAAAGGCTCTATCGCCGCATTTTTAGCGGCCACCGAAAGCTTTGTTAAAAAACACCCAGACCACAAAGGCTCCATCGCCTATTTAATAACAGCCGATGAAGAAGGCCCAGCTGACAAC encodes the following:
- the trmJ gene encoding tRNA (cytosine(32)/uridine(32)-2'-O)-methyltransferase TrmJ → MSNPLSNIRIVMVNTFHPGNIGAAARAMKTMGLSDLVLVSPLEYPSDQATSMAAGATDVLNNATVVETLEQAINDCQLVIATSARSRSHPWPIKEAREMAPQIMSEASQGKVAILFGPERMGLHNEHLRQAHFHMDIPGNPEYPVLNVASAVQLVCYECFMSNRQTYAKHEKDYPQVNELNGFYQHLESTLDDAGFLNQAHKGQAMLRLKRLFNRARPEKIELNMLRGILASMDKLINKNESK